One window of the Pyrus communis chromosome 17, drPyrComm1.1, whole genome shotgun sequence genome contains the following:
- the LOC137722443 gene encoding CRIB domain-containing protein RIC4-like, with protein sequence MRQRMERFVLLPYAIGCVSESSVAVAGVQQQPPRRSKPDTKPSPIRAKEAEEEEDEEDSLSGEGMKNSFRSLALPKPNISTGIHRLVKGFKNFSQQFVYKDDMEEVLEMDMEIGCPTDVKHVTHIGWDASTSASAASATTDPFGGWDNLVSPDLLSVSPVSWRQFELSVPSQSEAAVPPLVHGSSSKFVEKSGGGMM encoded by the exons ATGAGACAAAGAATGGAAAGATTCGTTCTTCTTCCTTACGCAATTGGTTGCGTTTCTGAATCGAGCGTTGCTGTTGCCGGCGTGCAGCAGCAGCCGCCCAGAAGATCAAAACCGGACACAAAGCCGTCTCCaataa GAGCTAAAGAAgctgaagaggaagaagatgaagaagatagCTTATCGGGCGAAGGCATGAAGAACTCGTTTAGATCCCTGGCTCTCCCGAAACCAAACATATCAACCGGTATTCATAGGCTCGTCAAGGGTTTCAAGAACTTCTCTCAGCAATTTG TTTACAAGGATGATATGGAAGAAGTGCTGGAAATGGATATGGAAATAGGGTGTCCAACGGATGTGAAACATGTGACACACATAGGTTGGGACGCTTCCACTTCAGCTTCCGCTGCCTCTGCAACAACTGACCCCTTTGGGGGCTGGGATAATCTCGTATCGCCTGATCTGCTCTCTGTTTCCCCTGTTTCTTGGAGGCAATTTGAGCTATCTGTGCCCTCACAATCTGAAGCTGCAGTACCACCTCTTGTTCATGgttcttcttcaaaatttgTTGAAAAGAGTGGTGGAGGGATGATGTGA
- the LOC137722441 gene encoding photosystem I reaction center subunit XI, chloroplastic-like, with protein sequence MASASPMASQLKSNFTSPITTRPALLSPKGLSASPFRLFPSRRLSSFSIKAVQSDKQNFQVIQPINGDPFIGSLETPVTSSPLIAWYLSNLPAYRTAVSPLLRGVEVGLAHGFLLVGPFVKTGPLRNTPYAGGAGSLAAAGLVAILTLCLTIYGISSFKEGEPSSAPALTLTGRKKEPDQLQTAEGWSKFTGGFFFGGISGVTWAYFLLYVVNLPYFFK encoded by the exons ATGGCCTCAGCTTCCCCAATGGCCAGCCAGCTTAAATCCAACTTCACCTCTCCGATCACCACCAGACCTGCCTTGCTCTCTCCCAAAGGCCTCTCTGCCTCCCCATTCAGGCTCTTCCCTTCCAGGAGACTCTCTTCCTTCTCCATCAAGGCTGTGCAATCGGACAAG CAAAATTTCCAAGTGATTCAACCCATCAACGGTGATCCTTTCATTGGAAGCTTGGAGACTCCAGTGACATCAAGCCCTTTGATTGCCTGGTACTTGTCCAACCTCCCAGCCTACAGGACAGCAGTCAGCCCACTTCTCAGGGGCGTTGAGGTGGGCCTGGCCCACGGTTTCCTTCTGGTAGGCCCGTTTGTCAAGACTGGCCCATTGAGGAACACTCCCTATGCTGGGGGAGCTGGCTCCTTGGCTGCTGCTGGTCTTGTAGCCATCCTAACCCTGTGCTTGACAATCTATGGAATTTCCTCCTTCAAGGAAGGAGAGCCGTCCTCCGCGCCCGCTTTGACATTGACTGGCCGGAAGAAGGAGCCCGACCAGCTTCAAACCGCTGAGGGATGGTCTAAATTCACCGGCGGCTTCTTCTTCGGAGGCATTTCGGGTGTCACTTGGGCCTACTTCCTCCTCTATGTTGTTAACCTTCCTTACTTCTTCAAGTAG
- the LOC137722593 gene encoding inositol diphosphatase DSP3-like: MKEQMKMKNDEYDDVLEPPINFSMVEDGIFRSSFPQPSNFPFLKSLNLRSIIYLCPEPYPEENLEFLRSQNIQLLQFGIEGKTEPSVSILKDTILEALKILIDVRNHPVLIHCKRGKHRTGCLVGCLRKFQNWCLSSVFEEYQRFAGVKSRPTDLRFIEGFDIMLLRQCLYSIIYQYQGYGSNKRRLLYKEDNLQKPQTMKV, encoded by the exons ATGAAAGagcagatgaagatgaagaacgACGAGTACGACGACGTTTTGGAACCGCCCATCAATTTCTCCATGGTGGAGGACGGCATTTTCAGATCCAGCTTCCCGCAGCCGTCCAATTTTCCTTTCCTCAAATCGCTTAATCTTCGATCAATCAT ATATTTGTGTCCCGAGCCGTATCCAGAGGAGAATTTGGAGTTTCTTCGGTCTCAGAATATTCAGCTACTGCAGTTTGGAATTGAGGGGAAGACG GAGCCTTCTGTATCTATTCTTAAGGATACCATCCTGGAGGCTCTGAAAATCCTCATTG ATGTGCGAAATCATCCAGTTTTGATCCACTGCAAGCGTGGAAAG CATCGGACAGGTTGTCTTGTTGGTTGCCTACGAAAATTTCAGAATTGGTGTTTGTCTTCTGTGTTTGAGGAGTACCAGCGTTTTGCCGGCGTGAAGTCTAGACCAACAGATTTGAGGTTTATAGAAGGATTTGACATAATGCTGCTGAGGCAGTGCCTGTACAGCATAATCTACCAGTATCAAGGTTACGGGTCGAACAAGAGGAGGTTGTTATACAAAGAAGACAATTTACAGAAGCCCCAAACCATGAAAGTTTGA
- the LOC137722594 gene encoding protein METHYLENE BLUE SENSITIVITY 1-like, with the protein MTGKAKPKKHTAKEIAAKIDAATTNRGGGKAGIADRTGQDKGGHAKMECPHCKITAPDVKSIKIHHEARHPKIPFEEEKIVNRHASTSTQVAEPVKDANKPRPGVRGSLKK; encoded by the coding sequence ATGACAGGCAAAGCGAAGCCCAAGAAGCACACGGCCAAGGAGATCGCCGCCAAGATCGATGCTGCGACCACCAACCGCGGCGGCGGGAAGGCCGGGATAGCTGACCGGACCGGGCAAGACAAGGGAGGACACGCGAAGATGGAGTGCCCGCACTGTAAGATTACGGCGCCGGACGTGAAATCGATCAAGATTCACCACGAAGCTCGGCATCCGAAGATCCCGTTCGAGGAGGAGAAGATTGTGAACCGCCACGCTAGCACCAGCACCCAGGTGGCGGAGCCGGTCAAGGACGCTAACAAGCCACGCCCCGGCGTCCGTGGAAGCCTGAAGAAGTAA
- the LOC137722592 gene encoding WRKY transcription factor SUSIBA2-like yields the protein MEQEDDAVTESKADGGGGGGGSGGAGSSISIAERRAAKCGFNAERINTVRVRTTNPLNSPPARSPCLTIPSGISPTALLDSPVMVPNSQALPSPTTGTFQLRPPNDNSSLLKSGTREDDGYRPAYSNFGNQGSTVDYQALVLEQQPMEFQFPMEFSKEANAMNYAVDPSTDVRNISSGVIMNANGANLQMSHSSAASDQNSLPKEAVDGEDMGTHQFSEGEHKGSYSAAGMVRTSEHGYNWRKYGQKQVKGSEYPRSYYKCTHPNCQVKKKVERSYDGQITEIIYKGAPHNHAKPQPNRKAGASVGPSFSYDDMLEMGEGSRAAVKVEGGPVWTNIQSCKGRKVGYYGRPDGLERTSSASVVTELSDPFSTTQGKSMNIFESAETPELSSTLASHDDDDQATQGSISLGDDADDEESDSKRRQKESCMIETNFASRDVHKPRVVVQIESEIDILDDGYRWRKYGQKVVKGNPNARSYYKCTSAGCAVRKHVERASHDLKFVITTYEGKHNHEVPAARNSNHMNSSSGNGLPSTANAQPVLVLPRNTNIPKPETQVQDLAPHFYRKAEFHDKYMRPSFLGNFSNDMKFGASSPYQMKYPPLQNTMLYASFGMHANHNVAHQAGSVVPNFPISLPMNLPPPGNLPLASYDFNNGKSVCPEQPYFSGQQLQEIDVRFLQPKQEQKDDNLYDACFPTMDQSSAALSSSSLFYHRVMGGYPS from the exons ATGGAGCAAGAAGACGACGCCGTCACGGAGAGCAAAGCAGACGGAGGAGGAGgcggtggtggtagtggtggagCAGGGAGCAGTATTAGCATTGCAGAGAGGAGGGCAGCCAAGTGTGGATTCAATGCGGAGAGGATCAACACGGTGCGTGTCAGGACAACCAACCCTTTGAATTCTCCGCCGGCGAGGTCCCCGTGCCTTACTATTCCGTCTGGTATCAGCCCCACGGCTCTGCTCGACTCCCCCGTGATGGTCCCCAATTCtcag GCGCTTCCATCTCCCACCACCGGAACTTTTCAATTGCGTCCTCCCAATGATAACAGCTCGCTGCTGAAATCAGGAACTCGTGAAGATGATGGTTACAGGCCGGCCTATTCGAATTTTGGAAATCAG GGATCTACTGTTGACTACCAAGCTCTTGTTTTGGAGCAACAACCAATGGAGTTTCAATTCCCGATGGAGTTTTCCAAAGAAGCTAATGCAATGAACTATGCTGTGGATCCGTCCACTGATGTTAGAAACATAAGCAGTGGTGTGATTATGAATGCCAACGGCGCAAACTTGCAAATGTCTCATTCCAGTGCAGCTAGTGATCAAAACTCTCTTCCCAAAGAAGCGGTTGATGGGGAGGACATGGGGACCCATCAGTTTTCAGAAGGAGAGCATAAGGGGTCATACTCAGCTGCAGGAATGGTAAGGACCTCAGAACACGGATACAATTGGAGGAAGTATGGGCAGAAACAGGTAAAAGGTAGTGAATATCCAAGGAGTTATTACAAATGCACACATCCAAATTGTCAGGTGAAGAAAAAGGTGGAACGATCCTATGATGGTCAAATAACAGAAATCATCTACAAGGGAGCTCCTCATAATCATGCAAAACCTCAGCCTAACCGTAAAGCTGGAGCATCGGTTGGACCATCATTTTCTTATGATGACATGTTAGAGATGGGTGAAGGTAGTAGGGCTGCTGTCAAAGTTGAAGGTGGGCCAGTTTGGACAAATATTCAGTCCTGTAAGGGTAGGAAAGTTGGCTACTATGGGAGGCCTGACGGTCTGGAAAGGACATCCTCAGCATCTGTTGTTACCGAGCTTTCTGATCCATTTTCAACTACCCAAGGGAAGTCCATGAATATCTTTGAATCAGCCGAAACTCCAGAGCTTTCATCCACACTTGCTAgtcatgatgatgatgatcaggCCACCCAAGGAAGCATATCACTTGGAGATGATGCAGATGATGAAGAATCTGATTCAAAAAGAAGGCAA AAGGAGAGCTGCATGATTGAAACAAATTTTGCATCCAGGGATGTCCACAAACCAAGAGTAGTTGTCCAAATTGAGAGCGAAATTGACATACTTGATGATGGCTATCGCTGGCGGAAGTATGGGCAAAAAGTTGTCAAAGGAAATCCAAACGCCAG GAGCTATTACAAGTGCACAAGTGCGGGATGTGCAGTAAGGAAGCACGTGGAAAGGGCCTCCCACGATCTGAAATTCGTAATTACAACATATGAGGGAAAACACAACCACGAAGTGCCTGCAGCGAGAAACAGTAATCACATGAATTCAAGTAGCGGTAATGGACTCCCATCTACTGCCAATGCTCAGCCAGTTCTGGTATTACCTAGAAATACCAATATTCCAAAGCCTGAGACACAAGTACAAGATCTTGCACCTCATTTTTATAGAAAAGCGGAATTCCATGACAAATACATGAGGCCTAGTTTTCTCGGGAATTTCAGTAATGACATGAAATTTGGAGCTTCCTCCCCTTACCAAATGAAATATCCTCCTCTGCAGAATACCATGCTGTATGCCTCATTCGGAATGCATGCTAATCACAATGTGGCTCATCAGGCTGGTTCTGTTGTCCCAAACTTCCCAATTTCACTGCCTATGAACCTTCCGCCACCCGGTAACCTCCCTCTCGCCAGTTACGATTTCAACAACGGAAAATCAGTTTGTCCAGAACAGCCTTATTTTTCCGGACAGCAGCTGCAGGAGATCGATGTAAGATTCCTACAGCCTAAACAAGAGCAGAAGGATGATAACCTTTATGATGCCTGCTTCCCAACAATGGATCAGTCAAGTGCAGCATTATCGTCGTCATCGCTATTCTATCACAGGGTCATGGGAGGTTATCCGTCATAA
- the LOC137723805 gene encoding putative pentatricopeptide repeat-containing protein At3g49142, giving the protein MIISLIKQCNNLSSLKAVHAAVLRTHDLHLNLFLCTNLIAHYASLGSPSHAYTLFSAVSSASDVFLWNVMIRGFVDNGLYNKAIALYSKMWDVGVRPDHFTFPFVIKACGFARDWRLGKKVHGDVIECGYALDVFVGNALIGLYGKFGQVETARKVFYKIPQRNVVSWSSMIGVYAQNGCFEDGWESFLMMLNEKITPNRASVLNAMACVFQENDAGEVCGVVTGNGLDLDRSVQNAAMQMYARCGRMDIAQVFFDRISDKDLVSWSSMIEAYAQADLPLEAVELFKEMREQGVLPDLVALLSVVRACSSLASFQQARWIHGLVIRSFFSNCIALETSIVDLYVKCGSLMYARRVFDEMQERNIISWSTMISGYGMHGHGREAVDLFHQMKALIIPDHIAFLSVLSACSHGGLIAEGWDCFNSMSRDFHVTPRPEHYACMVDLLGRAGRLDEAFEFIERMPVRPDAGVWGSLLGACRIHSNTELAKIAAGHLFELDAGNPGRYVLMSNIYASSGKQKDADEIRDLMKQRGLRKVAGHTSIEIKNKVYTFVAGDHSHAQSDLIYMELEKLINRIRQEGYKPDLNFVLHDVEEEMKEKMLYAHSEKLAIVFGLLNLGPESVIRIKKNLRVCGDCHTASKFISKVTGREIVMRDAHRFHHFKDGACSCGDYW; this is encoded by the coding sequence ATGATAATCTCCCTGATTAAGCAATGCAACAACCTTTCGTCCCTCAAAGCCGTACACGCCGCCGTCCTCAGAACCCATGACCTCCACCTCAACCTCTTCCTCTGCACCAACCTTATCGCCCACTACGCCTCTCTAGGCTCCCCCTCTCACGCTTACACCCTCTTCTCCGCCGTCTCCTCCGCCTCCGACGTCTTTCTCTGGAATGTCATGATCAGAGGTTTCGTCGACAATGGCCTGTATAACAAAGCCATTGCTCTGTACAGTAAAATGTGGGACGTGGGTGTTAGACCCGATCATTTTACTTTCCCTTTTGTGATTAAGGCTTGTGGGTTTGCTCGTGATTGGAGATTGGGTAAGAAGGTTCATGGAGATGTGATTGAATGTGGGTATGCAttagatgtgtttgtaggtaaTGCACTTATCGGTTTGTATGGGAAATTTGGGCAGGTTGAAACTGCACGGAAGGTGTTTTATAAAATTCCCCAGAGAAATGTGGTTTCTTGGAGTTCGATGATTGGGGTGTACGCGCAAAATGGGTGCTTTGAGGATGGGTGGGAATCTTTTTTAATGATGTTGAATGAGAAAATTACACCCAACAGGGCTTCCGTTTTGAACGCGATGGCATGTGTTTTTCAAGAGAATGATGCTGGTGAGGTTTGTGGAGTTGTGACCGGTAATGGACTTGATTTGGACCGTTCAGTTCAAAATGCTGCAATGCAAATGTATGCACGGTGCGGAAGAATGGATATTGCTCAGGTGTTTTTCGATAGGATCAGTGATAAGGACTTGGTGTCTTGGTCATCCATGATCGAAGCATATGCGCAAGCTGATTTGCCTCTTGAAGCTGTTGAGCTATTTAAAGAGATGAGAGAGCAAGGGGTTCTCCCTGATTTGGTGGCACTTCTAAGTGTTGTTCGCGCTTGTTCAAGTTTAGCATCGTTTCAGCAAGCGCGTTGGATTCATGGACTTGTTATTCGTAGCTTTTTCAGCAATTGCATTGCGCTTGAAACTTCTATAGTTGATCTATATGTTAAATGCGGAAGTTTGATGTATGCTAGAAGGGTTTTTGATGAGATgcaagaaagaaatataatctCGTGGAGCACCATGATTTCAGGATATGGGATGCACGGTCATGGAAGAGAAGCAGTTGACCTCTTTCATCAGATGAAGGCTCTTATAATACCAGACCACATTGCGTTTCTATCAGTGCTGTCAGCCTGTAGTCATGGTGGGTTGATTGCCGAGGGATGGGACTGCTTTAATTCCATGAGTAGGGATTTTCATGTCACACCAAGGCCCGAACATTATGCATGTATGGTTGATCTTTTGGGACGAGCTGGTCGACTGGATGAAGCCTTTGAGTTCATTGAGAGAATGCCGGTAAGGCCAGATGCTGGTGTATGGGGATCACTTCTCGGAGCATGCAGAATTCATTCAAATACAGAACTGGCTAAAATTGCTGCTGGACATTTATTCGAATTGGATGCAGGGAACCCAGGGCGATATGTTCTAATGTCCAATATTTATGCATCTTCTGGGAAACAGAAAGATGCTGATGAGATTAGAGATTTAATGAAACAAAGAGGGTTGAGGAAAGTGGCTGGTCACACCAGTATAGAGATTAAGAACAAGGTCTACACATTTGTGGCGGGAGATCATTCGCATGCTCAATCGGATTTGATCTATATGGAGCTGGAGAAATTGATAAACAGGATTCGACAAGAAGGGTACAAGCCGGATTTGAACTTTGTGCTGCATGATGTGGAGGAAGAGATGAAGGAGAAAATGCTGTATGCGCATAGTGAGAAGCTTGCAATAGTTTTCGGACTGTTGAATTTAGGACCGGAAAGTGTGATCAGAATaaagaagaatttgagagtTTGTGGGGATTGTCATACAGCTTCCAAGTTTATCTCCAAGGTTACAGGAAGGGAAATTGTAATGAGAGATGCTCATAGATTCCACCATTTCAAGGATGGTGCATGTTCTTGTGGGGATTATTGGTGA
- the LOC137722230 gene encoding seipin-1, whose amino-acid sequence MSTPQTATLPRRVFSFHAHYTPGALPLAMFGLAKLRQHSHTLSLSVRDSKDMEATYPNSTITDPPWLPPETPIFDEDDEYGLPKPTDWFSKLASLQIDLIYNCFTTLSAPIFSLLSAASESYHQAEEAKETVESVVQQVPSTITYGSALLLKKIGFGLLGAAYVCMVLVMVLLLSALFGIGLVNLWVEEPVFVREQLHFDYTEPHPTAVFAFGSADDIYRHKSSYSRKPVRGIPVGHTFYVSLVLLMPESDFNRDIGVFQLSAEQLSVNGDVITRSSQPCMLRFRSLPVRLTRTFLMGVPLLLGISGETQKLTVQIIKNKEGHYPRTQAIRVTLIPRAGTSYIPQLYEAEIVMNSQLPWTKQLVRSWKWTSYVWTSLYIYVMFLVLLMIWCRPLFFPMTTISASTAATPAAGDVAEVPSYSSKRESSSAERRQRARGSRAISRDDESEDVQELLRKWQRSRSKRKAIYLQRGDLNLPETVGSSGPSTISITRDDASVAAPEEVGDSESVCL is encoded by the exons ATGTCAACCCCTCAAACAGCCACACTTCCACGTCGCGTCTTTTCCTTTCATGCACATTACACACCTGGAGCTCTGCCTCTTGCTATGTTTGGCTTGGCTAAGCTACGACAGCActctcacactctctctctcagtgTCAGAGACTCAAAGGACATGGAAGCTACTTACCCCAACTCAACAATCACCGACCCACCGTGGCTGCCGCCAGAGACACCAATatttgatgaagatgatgaataTGGCTTACCAAAACCAACAGATTGGTTCTCAAAGCTTGCGTCTTTACAAATCGACTTGATTTACAACTGCTTTACCACTCTCTCCGCTCCCATTTTCTCCCTCCTGTCCGCCGCTTCCGAGTCCTACCACCAAGCCGAGGAGGCCAAAGAAACCGTCGAATCTGTCGTCCAGCAGGTCCCCTCCACCATCACCTACGGCAGCGCCCTCCTCCTCAAGAAGATCGGATTCGGGCTTCTCGGGGCCGCTTATGTCTGCATGGTTTTGGTCATGGTTTTGCTTTTATCCGCTCTTTTCGGAATTGGGTTGGTGAATCTTTGGGTGGAGGAGCCGGTGTTCGTCAGGGAGCAGCTGCACTTCGATTACACGGAGCCTCATCCGACGGCTGTCTTTGCATTTGGTTCTGCTGATGATATTTACCGACATAAGAGTTCATATTCTAGGAAGCCTGTGAGGGGAATTCCTGTTGGACACACTTTTTATGTCTCTTTGGTGCTTTTGATGCCTGAATCTGATTTCAATAGGGACATTGGTGTCTTTCAG TTGAGTGCAGAACAATTGTCAGTGAACGGTGATGTGATTACAAGATCAAGCCAGCCCTGCATGCTGCGATTTAGAAGCCTCCCGGTTCGACTCACACGAACATTTCTGATGGGAGTTCCTCTGCTGCTAGGAATCTCTGGTGAAACCCAGAAGTTAACGGTCCAAATAATCAAGAACAAGGAAGGGCATTATCCAAGAACTCAAGCCATAAGAGTAACTTTAATTCCAAGGGCCGGAACCTCGTACATTCCACAGTTGTACGAAGCTGAAATTGTGATGAACTCCCAGCTGCCTTGGACTAAACAATTGGTGCGCAGCTGGAAGTGGACATCCTACGTCTGGACCTCTCTATACATTTATGTTATGTTCCTCGTACTTCTCATGATTTGGTGCAGGCCGCTCTTCTTTCCAATGACGACGATCAGTGCCAGTACTGCCGCAACCCCAGCAGCAGGGGACGTCGCTGAGGTCCCGAGTTATAGCAGTAAAAGAGAATCATCCTCTGCAGAGCGGAGGCAACGTGCTAGGGGATCACGAGCCATATCTAGAGATGACGAGAGCGAGGATGTTCAAGAGCTGCTAAGAAAATGGCAACGAAGCAGAAGCAAAAGAAAGGCAATCTACTTGCAACGTGGGGATTTGAATTTGCCAGAAACTGTCGGCTCATCTGGACCCTCAACAATCAGCATTACAAGAGACGATGCAAGTGTTGCTGCTCCTGAGGAAGTCGGGGACTCGGAATCGGTCTGTTTATAA
- the LOC137723130 gene encoding putative 4-hydroxy-4-methyl-2-oxoglutarate aldolase 2 gives MALVTTAEVCDAHSQLIGSGDLRVLEPVFQRYGRRQVFSGQIVTLKVFEDNVLVRGFLEEKGNGRVLVVDGGGSKRCAILGGNPVVQAQNNGWAGIVVNGCIRDVDEIEGCDIGVRALASHPMKANKKGIGEKQVPITIAGTRICDGEWLYADTDGILISRTELSV, from the coding sequence ATGGCCTTGGTTACAACTGCTGAAGTTTGCGACGCTCACTCGCAGTTGATTGGAAGTGGTGATCTTCGGGTGCTTGAGCCAGTATTCCAGAGATATGGCCGGCGACAGGTCTTCTCTGGACAAATAGTTACCTTAAAGGTATTTGAAGACAATGTTCTTGTTCGTGGGTTTCTCGAGGAGAAAGGAAACGGCAGAGTACTTGTTGTGGATGGGGGTGGAAGCAAGCGGTGCGCAATATTGGGAGGCAACCCTGTAGTCCAAGCTCAGAACAACGGATGGGCAGGGATAGTGGTCAATGGCTGTATAAGAGATGTCGACGAGATTGAAGGCTGTGACATCGGCGTGAGAGCTCTTGCATCCCATCCCATGAAAGCCAACAAGAAAGGGATTGGAGAGAAACAGGTGCCGATAACCATTGCCGGGACAAGAATCTGTGACGGAGAATGGCTTTATGCCGACACCGATGGAATTCTGATCTCTCGTACCGAATTATCTGTCTAA
- the LOC137722513 gene encoding isopentenyl-diphosphate Delta-isomerase I, producing the protein MSLTTTRLLHTISFFPKSPPPLFLSAATRISSFSKPSAFPSLSARLSLSFHISTMADAPDAGMDAVQRRLMFEDECILVDENDRVVGHDTKYNCHLMEKIESENLLHRAFSVFLFNSKHELLLQQRSATKVTFPLVWTNTCCSHPLYRESELIDENSLGVRNAAQRKLLDELGIPAEDVPVDQFIPLGRMLYKAPSDGKWGEHELDYLLFTVRDVNVHPNPDEVADIKYVNQEQLKELLRKADAGEEGLKLSPWFRLVVDNFLFKWWDHVEKNTIKEAADMKTIHRLT; encoded by the exons ATGAGTCTGACCACTACTCGCCTTCTCCACACAATCTCCTTCTTCCCCaaatctcctcctcctctcttctTATCCGCTGCGACTCGAATCTCTTCCTTCTCCAAGCCCTCCGCATTCCCCTCCCTCTCCGCCAGGCTATCCCTCTCATTTCACATCTCCACCATGGCCGACGCTCCCGACGCCGGCATGGACGCCGTCCAGCGCCGCCTCATGTTCGAAGACGA ATGTATTCTGGTGGATGAGAATGATCGTGTTGTAGGTCACGACACCAAGTACAATT GTCACTTGATGGAAAAGATCGAATCTGAAAATTTGCTTCACAGAGCTTTCAGTGTCTTTTTGTTTAACTCAAAGCATGAGTTGCTTCTTCAG CAACGTTCTGCAACCAAGGTAACATTTCCACTTGTGTGGACAAACACCTGTTGCAGCCATCCGCTGTACCGTGAATCCGAGCTTATTGATGAGAACTCTCTTG GGGTAAGAAACGCTGCTCAAAGGAAGCTTTTGGATGAACTCGGTATTCCTGCTGAAGATGTGCCAGTTGATCAGTTTATCCCGTTGGGTCGCATGCTGTACAAGGCACCTTCTGATGGCAAGTGGGGAGAACATGAAC TTGATTACCTTCTCTTCACTGTAAGAGATGTTAATGTGCATCCGAACCCTGATGAGGTAGCTGATATCAAGTACGTAAACCAGGAGCAGCTGAAAGAGCTGTTGAGGAAGGCAGATGCCGGGGAGGAAGGTCTGAAGCTGTCGCCTTGGTTCAGGCTCGTTGTGGACAACTTCTTGTTCAAGTGGTGGGACCATGTTGAGAAAAACACCATCAAGGAAGCTGCTGACATGAAAACCATCCACAGGTTGACTTAA
- the LOC137722836 gene encoding uncharacterized protein produces the protein MSSKERPTLGGTRIKTRKRNIAAPLDTAAFADAVVQIYLDNAGDLELIAKSIESSDLNFSRYGDTFFEVVFTGGRTQPGTTKPDEGERHPYSVLESEPTRELILPSVIYIQKILRRRPFLIKNLENVMRRFLQSLELFEENERKKLAIFTALAFSQKLSGLPPETVFQPMLKDNLVGKGLVLLFITDFFKEYLIDNSLDDLISILKRGKVEDNLLEFFPSTKRTDESFSEHFTKEGLVALVEYNEKKIFDVKLKEMKSALTTQITEETDMSEVIETVKQCVKDAKLPDVEVVRILWDVIMDAVQWSGKNQQQNANAALRQVQTWAKLLNTFCTNGKLELELIYKVQMQCYEDAKLMKLFPEIVRSLYEQDVLAEDTILLWFRKGTNPKGRQTFVKALEPFVNWLEEAEEEE, from the exons ATGAG CTCGAAGGAGAGACCCACTCTCGG TGGCACGCGGATTAAGACCCGCAAACGGAATATTGCAGCACCGCTGGACACTGCAGCTTTTGCGGATGCAGTGGTCCAGATTTATCTGGATAATGCTGGTGATCTG GAACTTATTGCCAAGAGCATTGAATCTTCAGACCTTAACTTTTCAAGATACGGTGACACCTTTTTTGAG GTTGTTTTCACTGGAGGCCGTACACAACCTGGAACAACAAAACCTGATGAGGGGGAGCGCCACCCTTATTCTGTACTAGAGTCTGAGCCTACACGCGAACTCATCTTGCCATCTGTTATCTACATTCAAAAAATTTTGAGGCGGAGGCCGTTTCTGATTAAGAATCTCGAAAATGTTATGCGACGTTTCCTTCAATCATTGGAGCTTTTTGAGGAAAATGAAAGGAAGAAGCTGGCTATTTTCACAGCACTTGCATTCTCTCAGAAGCTGTCAGGACTTCCACCGGAAACGGTGTTCCAGCCAATGCTCAAGGATAATCTTGTTGGCAAAGGGCTAGTCCTATTGTTCATTACTGACTTCTTCAAGGAGTATTTGATTGATAATAGCCTTGATGATTTGATCTCCATTCTGAAGCGGGGTAAAGTGGAAGACAATCTTTTGGAATTCTTCCCATCCACAAAAAGAACTGATGAGAGTTTCTCTGAGCATTTCAC TAAGGAAGGGCTAGTCGCCTTAGTTGAATACAACGAGAAGAAAATTTTCGATGTGAAGCTCAAGGAAATGAAATCTGCTTTAACAACCCAGATAACAGAGGAAACAGATATGTCTGAAGTCATTGAGACTGTGAAGCAGTGTGTCAAAGACGCCAAATTGCCTGATGTTGAAGTTGTGCGGATTTTGTGGGATGTTATTATGGATGCTGTGCAGTGGTCTGGCAAGAACCAGCAGCAGAACGCCAATGCAGCTCTTCGCCAG GTGCAAACATGGGCGAAACTGTTGAACACCTTCTGCACGAATGGGAAGCTTGAGCTGGAACTGATATACAAGGTTCAGATGCAGTGCTATGAGGATGCTAAGCTGATGAAGCTGTTCCCTGAAATTGTGAGATCCCTCTACGAACAGGATGTGCTTGCAGAAGACACCATTCTCCTATGGTTCCGCAAAGGAACAAACCCCAAGGGCAG GCAAACTTTTGTGAAGGCCCTGGAGCCATTCGTGAACTGGCTGGAGGAGGCAGAAGAGGAGGAATAG